Below is a genomic region from Trichoderma asperellum chromosome 2, complete sequence.
CTACGTGACGCTCGATATTTCCACTTCAAAGGCAtagagcagcagctcattcCCCATTCCATAAGCTTCAACCCATTGCGCCTAATCGACGAGATCATCTTGCGGCTGGAGAATGTACAAAAGAGCGGCGTCAGTGTCCCACCAGCTGAAGAAGTCAGCGACGGCCAATCCATTCCTTCCGGTCGGCACGTCAATTATGCTCGCCCATACGTAGACAGCAAGCCGGCTGAGCTGATATTAGAGATTGGAGAGACAACAACAATGCTCAAGTTCTCTGCCGATGGCGTCAAGGCGGAATTCTTCGGGCGCACGAAAACCAGGGTGGCGAAGCTCCTAGAAGTTGTTGCGACAAAGCTCAGTTTGCCTCTGACTACACAACCATTAGGCGTCCTCATGGCGTCCGGGGGCGCCGGCTCACAACCACCCACGCCAGGCCACACCCCGCTCAGCGAGGACCTTGTCCGGGTTGTCTTCGAGGCCGAATCTTCAGTCACTCTCAACGGCGACGAGTACGACGAGGATCTCAGCAACTACACGCCTAAAGACCCTCCGATCGTCACGTCCGACATTGAGCCCGCCAGAAATCCTAGGAAGCGCCGTCGAACGGAGGACAGCATCGAGGACACCGGCAGCGCTCTTCCCGGCGAAGGTCAGGAATGGGCCGTCAAGACGGGTCAGTTTAGGCTGCGGATCCAGGAGAGCAGGAGCGGCAAGAGTGCTTTCGAGTGCGTGTTTGTCGCTGTCAAGATTGACGCCGTGAGCTCGGAGAGGGGCAGGAACAAAATGAGAAAGTTCCTTGGGGATTAAAATTTCTggtcatttttctttttctttcttttcaatttttaGATATCAAAAAATTTAGCAAGAGGGATTAATCTTTTCACgtgtataatatatatagtgtTAATGAGTATGAGCAATGGGGTAGGATAAGgagtttctttcttcaatgGAAATATCAAACTCTTGGGGTttcgttaaaaaaaaacatataatGCAGAAAAATGATATGCGCCTAGTTATGCATTTGGGAATCGCTCTAAGAGCATCATAGCACTAACACCACACGTGCAGAGAGAAAGTTTGTCAAGGAAATTTACAGAATATAATAGGGGCGAAAAGCCTTCGTCCTATTGTTTTTCATGTCAAGAAAGCCTATCAAAGacatgtaaaaaaaaaaaaaaaaaaaggtgaaaaagaaaaagaactgacaaaaaaagaagaaatgaaagaCCAAGAAACGCCaatacaacaacaaaaagacATCCAGAAAACACCTTCTTCGCCAGCGCTCGAATTTGGTCCCATCCATCCCTTTTCCTATTCTGAAAGACATGATGCAacgatgagagagagagagagaaggaaaaaaagagaaagtggAAACACAAAcggcagagagaagaaggagagagccCCAAAAGAATAAGgaacggaaaaaaaaaaaaaaaaggcaaaacagAAACATGAGTGAGTGATGATAACAACTCTTCCTCCTGATATCGTAAAACTCCATCCAAGCCAACCATACCTAGCCCTATAAACCATCCTTTATGTACCTTCCAATATGTAAAttcaaagagggaaaaaatgtaaaatgagaagaagaagaaacgctTCATGAGTTCCTGGACCTGGATCTGCTTCCAACTCTGCCCATTCTACTCACGTCTCTTCGACCCATGCCAGACGTCGGCCGGCTCTGCGATGTAGCCGCGCCTCTGGTCACACTCCTAGCAcgtcctctcctctcctggATCTTGGCTAGGGCTTCTTCTCGAGTCATGGTGGGATCCATTGCTGGATCAGTCGTGTCGAAgctcgcgctgctgctgctggatgccGTTCGCATTCTCTGGCTGAAAGTTGAGCTAGAGGATCGTTCGTCTTGAAGTGGGACTGTAGTCGTCACGGTATAGACAGCTGTTGACGAAGAGCGAGAAGAGCCAGCAGACGGGCGTTTCTGAGGCAAGGAGAACGGTTCTGGTTCCGACACCACCATCGGCTTcacgtcctcgtcttctgctACCGCTGCCAAGTATCGCTTTAACCCCTCTTGTGCGGGGTTGTTGTCAGAAACCGTCGGGATGCTATGCAAATTTGGCAGAGAGTCAGCTTGAGCGTTAATTCGCGGAGTGTCGATGAGCGACATGAGGGATGCTCTGCTTGGGGCAAAATCATAGGCTGAAGGCTCGACAGATGGTGTTCTCGCAAACGTACGTTGATGTGCCTCTTGTTTTCCTTTGGGAGGAGACAACTCCGGCTCAGTCTCTTCGTGAGCCTCAATGACAATTTCCGCCTTGCGCTGAGCTTCCAGCTCAATGGCCTCTTGCTCGGATACCGTGCGGAAGACACCCTCCTTGGGTAAAAAGACGGTACTCCGCCTGGCGCCCTTCCTCACCTTTCCCGGCTTCAACTCATGCTGCTGGACGGGCGATGGGACATGCTCAGCCGGtgcgctcttctcttcttggatgGTGGCCTCCAAAGAAAGCCTTGACTTTTGAGGAGAAGCGCGAGGGAGCTGCATGGCCAACATGCTAGTTCGGCGTTTAGACTTGGAGGCCGGGCAGCAGTGCATCTGGCATTCGGCCTGCATGAACTCAATCATTTCTTGAGCCCGGTCGGCTCTCTGCCTTTCCCACTGCACCTGCTCACTAAGCTCCTCGAGTTCTAACTCAAGAGAAGCTGACGAGACGACCTCCAttgtggagagagagacacgGGGGTCTCTACACCTAATTGTCGACCCgattctcctctttctcggGGGAGATGCAAACTCGTTATCCGATTCCTCGGCAGGCAGAGGAATGCGTCCCTCTGCAGCGAGACGCGCAACTTCCTCGTTCTTGGCTGCGGTTTTGTAGGCATCTCGTTCCTGTTCCACCAGCTTCATCCGCTCAAATGCTTGCTCGAGCTGATCCTGCAAGTTGCTGACTTGGTATTTCGCTTCGAAAATTTCATGCTCTTGTGCTCGagtcttttccttttccttgagGAGCGACTCTTGAGCTGTCTTCGTGGCACCACGGGCCGTTTTGAGATCTTCGTGGAGCTTGGTAATGGTAGATCGGGCCTTGAAGAGCTCTTGGTCTCGCGTCTGGCTCCTATCTTTTTCATACTGCAGCGATTCTTCGATTGAGTTGTTCTCGGCGCCTTGGGCTTTGATTTCCTCTTCCAGTTTGGCAATGGTGGCCTGAGCCTTCAaagtttcttgttcttgggcCTGGCACCTGTCCTTTTCATGCTGTAATGATTCTTCGATTGAATTCGCCTCGGCGCTGTGGGCTTTCATCTCCTCTTGGAGCTTGGCAATGGTCGCCTGGGCCTTCAaagtttcttgttcttgagccTGGCATCTGTCCTTTTCATGTCGTAGCGATTCTTCGACTAATTTGGTCGCGGCGCGAGTGTTTTTGAGATCCTCCTGGAGTTTGACAATGGTCGACTGGGCTTtgaagttttcttttctcgcaCGTCtaatttccttttcccaGAGGGCCTCGGTGTGTGCATGTGTCTCCTTGGCGCGACCATAGTTTTCCTGATTGACATGGCGCGATTAGCTAGCCATACTGAcagagaaaataataataataataatatgcTGCAAGGCTATGGAGGCTGAAGCAGGGGCTACGCAGCACGGTGACGTAGTGTAGCGATGATGGTGATACCGGTCTTATTTGCTTACCATGATGGTTTCCAGCCTCTCGCCAActctcctctctcgctctttgCCCTCTTCGATTTCCTGTCGCAAGGCTCGGGCTTCTTCCTTCAGGCGCTTCATCTCGGCTTCGGCCTCCTCGCGCCCCAACATGGCTCGCTTAAGCGCCGCATCGGCGCTTTTGCGCTCCAGTTGCCTTGACTGCATGCTCATACTGAGGCTGTTGAACTGGCTGATCTTGTCGTGTACCGTGCTATCGCGACCTCCTTCTCCTGCGACTGGTCGGACGCTGGCAAAGATATCGCGACGCTGATTCACGCGGTCGGGCGATGCCATCTGGAGGGGTCCACCAGCGGACGCGGGGGAGTTGGGTTGAGACGAAAGCTCTTCCATTTGCCAGTGCTGTGTTGTGAACGGGGTGTGTCGTGTCTGCGTCGAATTATCGGGCGCTTCGTCCTGGTCCCTCCACGGGATCCGGTATCACAAGCAAGTTGTCGTCTTGCAGGTTGGATGTGGTGATGTGTCGAGCCGAAAAATGCTGGGCCGTACTCCGTGCAGGACAGGGTCATGCAGTTGTGGGCTTGGTAATAATAAGGTGCCAACGCTGTTTACCAATTTCCAACCACAAAGATGGTGCCAAGTGGGCTCTGTTGCTGTAGCGACGCCCCATCTAACAGTGCCCAACCTTGATTAAGAAGTCCCCCCCACTGTTTTTGGGAAGATGACGCCGGGAGTGGCTGTAGCTGCTGCTTAACCAATTATTTCTTGCATCTATGAGAAAATTCACAAGACTGGACGTGCGACCCTGGGGTGTCTAAAACGGACCAATCAACTCGCTCAAATGCGTCAGCAGCGGGAGCTTGCTTACCCCGATCCCGCCAAACGGCAGCTAGACGATATGGCCACGATTTGACATTGGCTTTCACTTCTGTTATTAAAGCATCGGCCACAGACATACAATACAATCCCTAGGCCAGCAATCATATCTCTCGTCAACCATGGCGGACTCTGAACTGCGCCAGAGGAAGCCGCAGGATGCTGAAGAGCCTGTCCAAGAGGTCAAGGTCAAAAAGAGCACAAAGTCAAAGGTCCGCGATGCGGATGCCGAATCTCCATGGGTGGACGTCTTGCGCGTAATTAGCTTCCTATTTGTGGCCTCGTGTGCACTCAGCTACTGGATCAGTAATGGCGAGAGCTTCTTCTGGGGCATGAAGAACAAGCCCAATTACTTGCGGGTAGACTGGTGGAAAGCTCAGATGGTATTATTTATTTGAAGAGAGGGGACAAGTAAACCGCCGCTAACCACCTTACAGCAAGGTCCCGTCTACTTGACGCCCGAGCAGCTCGCCGGATACGATGGCAAGGACCCCTCCAAGCCTGTGTACGTGGCTCTCAATGGCACCATCTACGATGTCTCCAATGGACGCAAAATGTACGGGCCCGGAGGGCCATACAGCTACTTTGCGGGCTGTGATGCTGCTCGCGGTTTCGTCACGGGTTGCTTCTCCGAGGATCGCACTCCCGACATGCGAGGCGTGGAGGACATGTTCCTGCCGCTGGACGATCCGGAGGTTGACGCTCAATGGACTACGGCCGAGATGAAGGCaatgaaggagaaggagatggcCGCGGCGCTGAAGAAGGTCGATGAAGCGCTGGGGAACTGGGTCAAGTTCTTTGCAAACAGCAAAAAGTATCACAAGGTGGGCTATGTGAAGAAGGACGAGAACTGGCTAGACAAGGAGCCAAGGAAGAAACTTTGCGAAGCTGCTCAGCAGGGCAGGTCGAAGAGAAAGAACCGCAATAGCGAATATTAGACCTGATTACGAGAACTGCAAGCGAGACAGGGAGAGACAAAAGGCCTTTTCCCAAGTATTTGATCCGTCAAAAGTTTCCGTTCTGAAAGTTTCTGCTACATAATTCCTTATTGCGAGTGTATCATACAAAGCCTACATGGTTGATTATCAATGAAGCCTCAGCAACTCAGCTGAACCAATCGATCACGAGACACAAagtgagaagaaaaaaagtagtgTGTAGAAACAACTccaaaatttttaaataaggtaTCCAGATACATTTACACACATGGTCCCTAGCATGTGTTTTAACCCAGGACTCTTGTTGTCCTTCCCCTTTCATAAAAACCTAAGGGAACAGATTACCTCCATCCCActccagaaaaaaagaagttaaaataaaaaaaaaacccttgcTTGCAAGGAAGATGCATATACGAATAAAAACCCCCAAATATGGTATTACAGATCGTCGTCGCTTTTTTATAGAACATTCCCCACGTCATGTCGTCACTCCAATCCCATTTATAGCAGGGCAAAAGCAGCACCCAGAGCCAGCAGTAAGCTGGTGGAAACGCCGACAGATGAGGCGCCGCTCTTGGGGATACCGGTGTTTGTAGCACCGCCAGGGAGAGCGCCAGTACCAGCGGGTGAAGAAGCGCCGCTGGTGACTGAGGGGGGAGGAGTGAGGGCATCGGTAGGGGCAGCTCCAGAAGAGCCATCAGTGGGAGTAGAGCCAGAGCTGCCGTCAGATCCAGCAGGAgagctggggctggggcTGGAACCAGAGCTTGAGCCAGAGCCTGAACCGTAGCCAGGAGCAGAGCCGGAGCCGGAGCCGGAGCCAGAAGAGCCACCCtgagcagtagaagcagcagTCCTGTAGTTGGCAAGAGAACGAGTGGAGTTGGCAGAAGTGCTACACGTtcaatattagtatttttgTTTGATTGCGATTGCATCATAGGATACTCACTTCTCGTTGATTACCATGGACATGCCAGATGAGCAGTGCTTGCCCTGACTGCAGAAAATCCAGATGGGCTTGGTGTCGTTGATCTGGATGGTGAAAACGGGAATCTCCTTCTTGGAAGCGCCGGCAGCAACGGGCATGAAGCTGGACCAGATGCCAGGAACAGAACTGTTGACCTGGGAAATTGGCGTGCAAGGGTGGTCGAAGTCAGACTGTGTGACGGTGTGATTGCCAGCCCAGAACTGGAATTGGACCATGGAACCGGGAGCAGCCTTGATGTTGTCCGGGTAGTACTTGATGGCAGGCTGACCAGTCATACCAGCCATGGGGTTCTGACCAACGGAAACGACCTGGACATCAACGGCTAGAGGGAGATATTAGTTTCGCGATCTAAACATGCTATTGCTGCTATAATTCGGCTTACCCTGAGTGACAGCAGCCAAAGCCGCAACGAGGAGAGACTTGAATTGCATCTtgaataaaggtttttttaaaattttggGTTTTTTTGTTCTGAAGAATAGGCCGGCcttaaagagag
It encodes:
- a CDS encoding uncharacterized protein (EggNog:ENOG41) → MSVSASSISAASPAEAAMLSASPSEAPNAAPPSLPLHGGDVHKIPQILPRERVFPIQIGGELFKLSGASLSSDAPSYFSQYFLCQIRAAEQKGEDPAASIRTLYIDRDPQTFRDIALHLQGYYVIPRDGTHFVRLFADAQFYNLPKLISQLNEESIFMSIGHREFQIPRDVLNDPANSPNYFSLGFALFFSQPNDLFPGLDREGLIRPPSILPPSVPNRNADTFAELLRLLRGYPVNIRDENHRQELLRDARYFHFKGIEQQLIPHSISFNPLRLIDEIILRLENVQKSGVSVPPAEEVSDGQSIPSGRHVNYARPYVDSKPAELILEIGETTTMLKFSADGVKAEFFGRTKTRVAKLLEVVATKLSLPLTTQPLGVLMASGGAGSQPPTPGHTPLSEDLVRVVFEAESSVTLNGDEYDEDLSNYTPKDPPIVTSDIEPARNPRKRRRTEDSIEDTGSALPGEGQEWAVKTGQFRLRIQESRSGKSAFECVFVAVKIDAVSSERGRNKMRKFLGD
- a CDS encoding uncharacterized protein (EggNog:ENOG41) → MEELSSQPNSPASAGGPLQMASPDRVNQRRDIFASVRPVAGEGGRDSTVHDKISQFNSLSMSMQSRQLERKSADAALKRAMLGREEAEAEMKRLKEEARALRQEIEEGKERERRVGERLETIMENYGRAKETHAHTEALWEKEIRRARKENFKAQSTIVKLQEDLKNTRAATKLVEESLRHEKDRCQAQEQETLKAQATIAKLQEEMKAHSAEANSIEESLQHEKDRCQAQEQETLKAQATIAKLEEEIKAQGAENNSIEESLQYEKDRSQTRDQELFKARSTITKLHEDLKTARGATKTAQESLLKEKEKTRAQEHEIFEAKYQVSNLQDQLEQAFERMKLVEQERDAYKTAAKNEEVARLAAEGRIPLPAEESDNEFASPPRKRRIGSTIRCRDPRVSLSTMEVVSSASLELELEELSEQVQWERQRADRAQEMIEFMQAECQMHCCPASKSKRRTSMLAMQLPRASPQKSRLSLEATIQEEKSAPAEHVPSPVQQHELKPGKVRKGARRSTVFLPKEGVFRTVSEQEAIELEAQRKAEIVIEAHEETEPELSPPKGKQEAHQRTFARTPSVEPSAYDFAPSRASLMSLIDTPRINAQADSLPNLHSIPTVSDNNPAQEGLKRYLAAVAEDEDVKPMVVSEPEPFSLPQKRPSAGSSRSSSTAVYTVTTTVPLQDERSSSSTFSQRMRTASSSSSASFDTTDPAMDPTMTREEALAKIQERRGRARSVTRGAATSQSRPTSGMGRRDVSRMGRVGSRSRSRNS
- a CDS encoding uncharacterized protein (EggNog:ENOG41); translated protein: MEELSSQPNSPASAGGPLQMASPDRVNQRRDIFASVRPVAGEGGRDSTVHDKISQFNSLSMSMQSRQLERKSADAALKRAMLGREEAEAEMKRLKEEARALRQEIEEGKERERRVGERLETIMENYGRAKETHAHTEALWEKEIRRARKENFKAQSTIVKLQEDLKNTRAATKLVEESLRHEKDRCQAQEQETLKAQATIAKLQEEMKAHSAEANSIEESLQHEKDRCQAQEQETLKAQATIAKLEEEIKAQGAENNSIEESLQYEKDRSQTRDQELFKARSTITKLHEDLKTARGATKTAQESLLKEKEKTRAQEHEIFEAKYQVSNLQDQLEQAFERMKLVEQERDAYKTAAKNEEVARLAAEGRIPLPAEESDNEFASPPRKRRIGSTIRCRDPRVSLSTMEVVSSASLELELEELSEQVQWERQRADRAQEMIEFMQAECQMHCCPASKSKRRTSMLAMQLPRASPQKSRLSLEATIQEEKSAPAEHVPSPVQQHELKPGKVRKGARRSTVFLPKEGVFRTVSEQEAIELEAQRKAEIVIEAHEETEPELSPPKGKQEAHQPSRRFLTTTPHKRG
- a CDS encoding uncharacterized protein (EggNog:ENOG41~TransMembrane:1 (o43-62i)) → MADSELRQRKPQDAEEPVQEVKVKKSTKSKVRDADAESPWVDVLRVISFLFVASCALSYWISNGESFFWGMKNKPNYLRVDWWKAQMQGPVYLTPEQLAGYDGKDPSKPVYVALNGTIYDVSNGRKMYGPGGPYSYFAGCDAARGFVTGCFSEDRTPDMRGVEDMFLPLDDPEVDAQWTTAEMKAMKEKEMAAALKKVDEALGNWVKFFANSKKYHKVGYVKKDENWLDKEPRKKLCEAAQQGRSKRKNRNSEY
- a CDS encoding uncharacterized protein (EggNog:ENOG41~SECRETED:SignalP(1-17)), translating into MQFKSLLVAALAAVTQAVDVQVVSVGQNPMAGMTGQPAIKYYPDNIKAAPGSMVQFQFWAGNHTVTQSDFDHPCTPISQVNSSVPGIWSSFMPVAAGASKKEIPVFTIQINDTKPIWIFCSQGKHCSSGMSMVINENTSANSTRSLANYRTAASTAQGGSSGSGSGSGSAPGYGSGSGSSSGSSPSPSSPAGSDGSSGSTPTDGSSGAAPTDALTPPPSVTSGASSPAGTGALPGGATNTGIPKSGASSVGVSTSLLLALGAAFALL